One Candidatus Binatia bacterium genomic region harbors:
- a CDS encoding acyl-CoA dehydrogenase family protein, with amino-acid sequence MTLQDIDFDLSEEERNIRDLVHRFAEEVMRPAGQGLDRRSAEEVIARNSILWDVHKKWDDLGLRVLTGGESEFTPAQLARLNCIVTEELGWGDAGLAISIGAAEFPAMLAQTSQNPDLVSAFPVNKMGCWAVTEPDHGSDSLDLSDNGKRPGLQKPNCVARRDGDFYVITGQKAAWVSNGPVAETAALYTAVDNGDGVNGCGVFLVDLTSQGVSRGRPLEKLGQRALPQGEVFFDAVRVPMMNMVIPPEMYAMGMELTLCTANGYMGSTFVGCARAAFEMALEYAKQRVQGGVPIIQHQAIKMKLFEMFRKVEAARSLNRRVVLYNTVNNPFFGAAPGSFPAVQYAIASKVTSTQTAFEVATEALQVFGGNGLSHEYPIEKLLRDARASLIEDGTNEVLALHAAEKL; translated from the coding sequence ATGACGCTGCAAGACATCGACTTCGATCTGTCGGAAGAGGAACGGAACATCCGCGACCTGGTGCACCGGTTTGCGGAGGAGGTCATGCGGCCGGCGGGACAGGGGCTCGATCGCCGTTCGGCGGAGGAGGTCATCGCCCGCAATTCGATCTTGTGGGATGTCCACAAGAAGTGGGACGACCTCGGCCTCCGCGTGCTGACGGGCGGGGAATCGGAGTTTACGCCCGCGCAGCTCGCCCGGCTGAACTGCATTGTCACCGAGGAGCTGGGTTGGGGTGATGCCGGGCTGGCGATCAGCATCGGTGCCGCCGAGTTTCCCGCCATGTTGGCGCAGACCTCGCAGAACCCGGACCTGGTGTCGGCGTTCCCGGTGAACAAGATGGGCTGCTGGGCCGTCACGGAGCCGGATCACGGCAGTGACTCGCTCGACCTGAGCGACAACGGCAAGCGTCCGGGCCTGCAGAAGCCGAACTGCGTCGCCCGCCGCGATGGGGACTTCTACGTCATCACGGGCCAGAAGGCGGCATGGGTATCGAACGGCCCCGTCGCGGAGACTGCGGCGCTGTACACTGCCGTGGACAATGGCGACGGGGTCAACGGTTGCGGCGTGTTCCTCGTGGACCTGACTTCGCAGGGAGTGTCACGCGGTAGGCCGTTGGAGAAACTCGGGCAGCGGGCGCTGCCGCAGGGAGAGGTGTTTTTCGACGCGGTCCGCGTCCCGATGATGAACATGGTGATTCCCCCGGAGATGTACGCCATGGGGATGGAGCTGACGCTGTGCACGGCCAACGGCTACATGGGGTCCACCTTCGTGGGCTGCGCCCGGGCCGCATTCGAGATGGCGCTCGAATACGCCAAGCAGCGCGTGCAAGGGGGCGTGCCGATCATCCAGCACCAGGCCATCAAAATGAAGCTGTTTGAAATGTTCCGGAAGGTCGAGGCCGCCCGCTCCCTCAACCGGCGCGTGGTGCTCTACAATACCGTCAACAACCCGTTCTTTGGTGCGGCCCCGGGTAGCTTCCCCGCCGTCCAATACGCCATCGCGTCGAAGGTGACCTCGACACAGACGGCCTTCGAAGTGGCAACGGAAGCGCTGCAGGTGTTTGGCGGCAACGGGTTGAGCCATGAGTACCCCATCGAGAAACTGCTGCGCGACGCACGGGCGTCTCTGATCGAAGACGGGACCAATGAAGTGCTCGCGCTGCATGCCGCGGAGAAGCTCTAG